The proteins below are encoded in one region of Corynebacterium sphenisci DSM 44792:
- a CDS encoding histidine phosphatase family protein, whose amino-acid sequence MAAAAAPAGGAEPAAGAGWDAGGSPTTVAPRRLLLLRHGQTTYNATRRMQGQLDTTLSAAGRRQAAAVGAHFGRANPDITRILSSDLSRARDTAEAVGAAVGVPVEPDARLRETRLGVWQGRTHAEIDADYPGLRARWRHDPTWAPPGGETRVEVAARMRAVVDELLAGYPDWPGNAVLLVAHGGAIAALTASLTDVPVSHYTMFNGMRNTAWVEFTGKPRPDGELGWYLGAFNAQVTGGEEP is encoded by the coding sequence ATGGCCGCCGCAGCCGCCCCCGCCGGGGGAGCCGAGCCGGCCGCCGGCGCGGGCTGGGACGCCGGGGGCTCGCCCACCACCGTCGCCCCCCGCCGGCTGCTGCTGCTGCGGCACGGCCAGACCACCTACAACGCCACCCGCCGGATGCAGGGCCAGCTGGACACCACCCTGTCCGCGGCGGGCCGCCGGCAGGCCGCCGCGGTCGGCGCGCATTTCGGCCGCGCCAACCCGGACATCACCCGGATCCTCTCCTCGGATCTCTCCCGGGCCCGGGACACCGCCGAGGCGGTGGGCGCCGCCGTGGGCGTGCCCGTGGAACCCGATGCGCGGCTCCGGGAGACCCGGCTGGGGGTGTGGCAGGGCCGCACCCACGCCGAAATCGACGCCGATTACCCCGGCCTGCGCGCCCGCTGGCGCCATGACCCCACCTGGGCCCCGCCCGGCGGGGAGACCCGGGTGGAGGTCGCCGCCCGGATGCGCGCGGTGGTCGACGAGCTGCTCGCCGGCTACCCGGACTGGCCGGGCAACGCGGTGCTGCTGGTCGCCCACGGCGGGGCGATCGCGGCGCTGACCGCCTCGCTCACCGATGTGCCGGTCAGCCACTACACCATGTTCAACGGGATGCGGAACACCGCCTGGGTGGAGTTCACCGGCAAACCCCGCCCGGACGGGGAGCTCGGCTGGTACCTCGGCGCCTTCAACGCCCAGGTCACCGGCGGGGAGGAGCCCTGA
- the nadD gene encoding nicotinate-nucleotide adenylyltransferase, which translates to MSGTPAPERPRRIGVMGGTFDPIHHGHLVAASEVADLFDLDQVVFVPTGEPWQKRGRRVTHSEDRYLMTVIATAANPRFTVSRVDIDRAGPTYTVDTLHDLRVQYGPEVEFFFITGADALRRIVTWRDWEEMFDQATFVGVNRPGFVLAEDDLPDVDRSRLHLVEIPAMAISSTDCRRRAAAGRPVWYLVPDGVVQYIAKRGLYQGVAPYPPRD; encoded by the coding sequence ATGTCCGGCACCCCGGCCCCCGAACGCCCCCGCCGCATCGGCGTGATGGGCGGCACCTTCGACCCCATCCACCACGGCCACCTGGTGGCCGCCAGCGAGGTCGCCGATCTCTTCGACCTCGACCAGGTGGTGTTCGTGCCCACCGGGGAGCCCTGGCAGAAGCGCGGCCGCAGGGTCACGCACAGCGAGGACCGCTATCTGATGACGGTCATCGCCACCGCCGCCAACCCGCGGTTCACCGTCTCCCGGGTGGACATCGACCGGGCCGGGCCCACCTACACCGTGGACACCCTGCACGATCTGCGGGTGCAGTACGGCCCGGAGGTGGAGTTCTTCTTCATCACCGGCGCGGACGCGCTGCGCCGCATCGTCACCTGGCGGGACTGGGAGGAGATGTTCGACCAGGCCACCTTCGTGGGCGTGAACCGGCCCGGGTTCGTCCTCGCCGAGGACGATCTGCCGGACGTGGACCGCTCCCGGCTGCACCTGGTGGAGATCCCGGCGATGGCCATCTCCTCCACCGACTGCCGGCGCCGCGCCGCCGCCGGCCGGCCGGTGTGGTACCTGGTGCCCGACGGGGTGGTGCAGTACATCGCCAAGCGCGGGCTGTACCAGGGCGTCGCCCCCTATCCGCCCCGGGATTGA
- the rsfS gene encoding ribosome silencing factor, protein MKGEDIQVLDVSGPLVITDAFVLVSADNERLVAAIVDEVEDDLRAAGARPVRREGVREGRWALLDYGMVVVHVFRHEEREFYGLDRLWGDCPRIEVEGVAQRSPAEAAGAATPAGADGAREAASIEDLPLAAPAPDAGEL, encoded by the coding sequence ATGAAGGGCGAGGACATCCAGGTCCTCGACGTCTCCGGACCGCTGGTCATCACCGACGCCTTCGTGCTGGTCAGCGCCGACAACGAGCGGCTGGTCGCCGCGATCGTGGACGAGGTCGAGGATGACCTGCGTGCCGCCGGCGCGCGCCCCGTGCGCCGGGAGGGCGTCCGGGAGGGCCGCTGGGCGCTGCTGGACTACGGCATGGTGGTGGTGCACGTGTTCCGCCATGAGGAGCGCGAGTTCTACGGCCTGGACCGGCTCTGGGGGGACTGCCCCCGGATCGAGGTCGAGGGCGTCGCCCAGCGCAGCCCCGCCGAGGCCGCCGGCGCCGCCACCCCCGCCGGGGCGGACGGGGCCCGCGAGGCCGCCTCCATCGAGGACCTGCCGCTGGCCGCGCCCGCCCCCGACGCCGGGGAGCTCTAG
- a CDS encoding DegV family protein translates to MAARVQVVVDDSACLPRELAAAHGITVLPLPVDFDDGEPRTSAIQPLPLCAAYARAQERGGDAGVVALHLGSALSSTLANARTAAEAVGGVEVIDTAQVGAGIGVAAVAAARAAAGGGDLAAVAAVARETLARTRLWGHVPRLEAMRRGGRISAGQAVLSTALAMKPLIGLEGGQLKVAAKCRTEAKLLETLVGRCVDTAGGGAADCVIQTAGDSPMAGELAGALEERMPAGSTVRRVELPPALIAHTGPRACFVTVVCCSGVADPVAADAGADAGADAGAAVDDAGQDGGAAAAGEPAADWEEAPAAGGDGDDAAADPAAQTGDGPLVTTVDGALPTWSRNRRAAKERADALARAIAELARRDRSDPEAARWGAQAKWEAAEADRDAGDTRPADPGRTPPGADAGEATGGDAR, encoded by the coding sequence ATGGCGGCGCGGGTGCAGGTGGTCGTCGACGACTCCGCCTGCCTGCCCCGGGAGCTCGCCGCCGCGCACGGGATCACGGTGCTGCCGCTGCCGGTGGACTTCGACGACGGGGAGCCGCGCACCAGCGCCATCCAGCCGCTGCCGCTGTGCGCCGCCTACGCCCGCGCCCAGGAGCGCGGCGGCGACGCCGGGGTGGTCGCGCTGCACCTGGGCTCGGCGCTGTCGTCCACCCTCGCCAATGCGCGCACCGCCGCCGAGGCGGTGGGGGGCGTCGAGGTCATCGACACCGCCCAGGTCGGCGCCGGGATCGGGGTGGCCGCGGTGGCCGCCGCCCGCGCCGCCGCAGGGGGCGGGGACCTCGCGGCGGTGGCCGCCGTCGCCCGGGAGACCCTGGCCCGGACCCGGCTGTGGGGGCATGTGCCCCGGCTGGAGGCGATGCGCCGGGGCGGGCGGATCTCCGCCGGGCAGGCGGTGCTGTCCACCGCCCTGGCGATGAAGCCGCTGATCGGGCTGGAGGGGGGCCAGCTGAAGGTGGCGGCGAAATGCCGCACCGAGGCGAAGCTGCTGGAGACCCTGGTGGGCCGCTGCGTGGACACCGCCGGCGGGGGAGCGGCCGACTGCGTCATCCAGACCGCCGGGGACTCCCCGATGGCCGGGGAGCTCGCCGGGGCGCTGGAGGAGCGGATGCCCGCCGGGTCCACGGTGCGCCGCGTGGAGCTGCCCCCGGCGCTCATCGCGCACACCGGGCCCCGGGCCTGCTTCGTCACCGTGGTGTGCTGCTCCGGGGTCGCCGACCCGGTCGCCGCCGACGCCGGGGCCGACGCCGGGGCCGACGCCGGGGCCGCGGTCGATGACGCCGGGCAGGACGGCGGGGCCGCCGCGGCGGGGGAGCCGGCCGCGGACTGGGAGGAGGCCCCCGCGGCCGGCGGGGACGGCGATGACGCCGCCGCGGACCCGGCCGCGCAGACCGGGGACGGCCCCCTGGTGACCACCGTGGACGGCGCCCTGCCCACCTGGTCGCGCAACCGCCGCGCCGCCAAGGAGCGCGCCGACGCCCTGGCCCGGGCGATCGCGGAACTGGCCCGCCGGGACCGCTCCGACCCGGAGGCCGCGCGCTGGGGCGCCCAGGCCAAGTGGGAGGCCGCCGAGGCCGACCGCGACGCCGGCGACACGCGCCCCGCCGACCCGGGCCGGACGCCGCCCGGGGCGGACGCCGGCGAGGCCACCGGCGGCGACGCCCGGTAA